One window of Papaver somniferum cultivar HN1 chromosome 9, ASM357369v1, whole genome shotgun sequence genomic DNA carries:
- the LOC113313581 gene encoding probable polyol transporter 4: MMGLVEENGNDGVVSKMNKYQKMDKDDEFDDELEDSMIKLRQQHTRSSDTRKYVFACAVFASLNSVLLGYDVGVMSGAIIFIQEDLKITEVQQEVLVGILSIVSLLGSLGGGRTSDAIGRKWTMGLAAVIFQTGALVMTFAPTFGVLMIGRLLAGVGIGFGVMVAPVYITEISPTIARGSLTSFPEIFINLGILLGYVSNYAFSGFSVHTGWRIMLGVGILPSVFIGFALFVIPESPRWLVLQNRVDEAKAVLLKTNDNEEEVEERLAEILAAAGFGNADKTEEKAVWRELLDPSPSLRRMLITGFGIQCFQQITGIDATVYYSPTIFRDAGITDKTKLLAATVSVGFTKTIFILVATILIDRVGRKPLLYVSTIGMTACLLGLAFTLTVMGNGQVGIALAILLVCGNVAFFSVGIGPVCWVLTSEIFPLRVRAQAAALGAVGNRLCSGLIAMSFLSVSRAITVGGTFFIFSLISAVSVAFVYKHVPETKGKSLEQIELLFQKGNEEWQRGEVELADVEHLVQKE; the protein is encoded by the exons ATGATGGGATTGGTGGAAGAGAATGGGAATGATGGAGTGGTGTCTAAAATGAACAAGTATCAAAAGATGGAtaaagatgatgaatttgatgatgaattagaagattcAATGATTAAACTCAGACAGCAGCATACAAGAAGCAGTGATACTAGGAAATATGTCTTTGCCTGTGCTGTCTTTGCTTCTCTCAACTCTGTTCTTCTTGGATATG ATGTTGGAGTTATGAGTGGAGCAATTATATTTATTCAAGAAGATTTGAAAATAACAGAAGTGCAACAAGAAGTTTTAGTTGGTATTTTGAGCATAGTCTCACTTCTTGGTAGTTTAGGTGGTGGAAGAACCTCGGATGCCATTGGTAGAAAATGGACAATGGGTTTAGCAGCAGTGATTTTTCAGACAGGTGCTTTAGTCATGACATTCGCTCCGACTTTTGGAGTTCTCATGATTGGAAGACTTCTTGCTGGAGTAGGAATTGGGTTCGGTGTTATGGTTGCTCCAGTGTATATCACTGAGATTTCTCCCACAATTGCAAGAGGATCACTCACTTCGTTCCCTGAGATCTTTATAAATTTGGGGATCCTTCTTGGGTATGTTTCAAATTATGCTTTTTCGGGGTTTTCAGTGCATACAGGTTGGAGAATAATGCTTGGTGTGGGAATACTACCCTCGGTCTTTATTGGGTTTGCACTGTTTGTCATTCCTGAGTCACCAAGGTGGTTGGTGTTGCAAAATCGAGTTGATGAGGCAAAAGCGGTATTGCTCAAGACAAATGATAATGAAGAAGAGGtggaagaaagacttgcagaGATCCTTGCCGCAGCTGGATTTGGCAATGCAGATAAGACTGAGGAGAAAGCTGTTTGGCGTGAACTGTTAGATCCCTCTCCATCACTTCGCAGAATGTTAATTACTGGATTTGGAATCCAATGTTTCCAGCAGATAACCGGCATTGATGCAACTGTGTACTATAGTCCAACAATCTTCAGAGACGCTGGAATCACTGACAAAACAAAGCTTCTTGCTGCAACTGTTTCTGTTGGATTTACCAAGACTATTTTCATCTTGGTAGCTACAATTCTTATTGATAGAGTCGGCCGGAAGCCATTGTTGTACGTCAGCACAATTGGGATGACTGCTTGTTTGCTTGGATTGGCGTTTACACTTACAGTTATGGGGAATGGACAAGTGGGCATTGCACTGGCAATTCTGTTGGTATGTGGGAATGTCGCATTTTTCTCTGTGGGAATTGGTCCAGTTTGCTGGGTTCTGACGTCTGAGATCTTCCCACTTCGGGTTCGTGCTCAAGCAGCAGCACTTGGTGCAGTTGGAAACAGGTTATGCAGTGGCCTCATCGCCATGTCGTTCCTTTCTGTGTCCCGAGCCATTACAGTTGGAGGAaccttcttcattttctctttgatttCAGCTGTTTCAGTTGCTTTTGTTTATAAACATGTTCCTGAAACAAAAGGAAAGTCTCTGGAGCAAATCGAGTTGTTATTTCAGAAGGGAAATGAAGAATGGCAAAGAGGCGAGGTGGAGCTTGCAGATGTGGAGCATTTAGTGCAGAAAGAATGA
- the LOC113309619 gene encoding probable disease resistance RPP8-like protein 2, with translation MVDAVISFVVEKLGDALIGETFFLHSVRSQVERLRGELIRMQCFLKDADAREQQGDEGVRNWIAEIRNIAYDAEDVIDTFLLKVNSTCKTKTGIKNFLTRNAWMVKNLGHLHRVGYEIQAIQARLKAISDSRVTYGIKDLGDKETSSSETNQRMIQHPLRNCYSHVEDDQVIGFEEHTKILITELMKDDERRCVISIVGVGGLGKTTLAKKIYRHDTIKNRFDCCGWSSISQQLNVQDSLGEILKKCTTLTDSELQMLKAMSATDLVEKLYNYLQDKRYFVVLDDVWKFDHWNTLSPAFPTGKRGSKVLLTTRNKDVALLVDPWSLHFQPQHLTDEESWELLCKKAFPDNTTGVNCCPARLEKLGREMVRKCGGLPLGICVLGGLLATKRSEIKQWELVHRDVISYISKGENGGVMGILALSYHDLPCHLKPCFLYLGLFPEDYAIPRKKLIPLWIAEGFIPQTQEKLHAKMEDIAKHQYLAELTQRCMVQVSYEFFVGEGMIKTYRIHDLMRDLCLSEAKAMNFLDIHNQQQHCTSGVTSTNAKKLRSMFEEDPMATVQYLPNLKDLSMQRVYDGEKMVCSSAGFPQVQILTFTEHKNLKEWRVDQGGMPHLKYLTIMKCKKLSMLPEGLRFIISLEQLNILGMPLVKDRIVKGVGEDWYKVQHVPSITAQ, from the exons ATGGTAGATGCAGTGATTTCATTTGTGGTGGAGAAATTGGGTGATGCACTTATCGGTGAAACATTTTTCTTACATAGTGTCCGCAGTCAAGTTGAGAGGTTACGTGGTGAACTAATAAGGATGCAGTGTTTCTTAAAAGATGCAGATGCAAGAGAACAACAAGGGGACGAGGGTGTTCGCAATTGGATTGCAGAAATTAGAAACATCGCTTACGATGCCGAAGATGTAATTGACACCTTCCTCCTTAAAGTTAATTCCACCTGTAAAACTAAAACAGGAATAAAGAACTTTCTTACAAGAAATGCTTGGATGGTCAAGAATTTGGGACATCTTCACAGGGTTGGCTATGAGATCCAAGCCATCCAGGCTAGACTCAAAGCAATATCTGACAGCAGAGTGACATATGGTATTAAAGACTTGGGCGATAAAGAAACTTCAAGTTCTGAAACAAATCAAAGGATGATCCAACACCCGTTAAGAAATTGCTATTCTCATGTTGAGGATGATCAAGTTATCGGCTTCGAGGAACATACGAAGATATTAATTACTGAGTTGATGAAAGATGACGAACGGCGTTGCGTCATATCTATCGTTGGTGTTGGCGGTCTAGGCAAAACCACTCTAGCCAAAAAAATATATAGACATGATACCATCAAGAATCGTTTTGATTGTTGCGGTTGGAGTTCTATTTCTCAACAACTTAATGTGCAAGATAGTTTAGGAGAAATCTTGAAGAAGTGTACGACTCTAACTGACAGTGAGCTGCAGATGCTCAAAGCGATGAGTGCCACAGATCTTGTGGAAAAGCTTTACAACTACCTCCAAGATAAGCGATATTTCGTAGTGTTGGATGACGTATGGAAATTTGATCATTGGAATACTCTAAGCCCTGCATTTCCAACCGGGAAGAGAGGAAGCAAAGTGTTATTGACAACTCGGAACAAAGATGTCGCTTTACTGGTAGATCCATGGAGCCTTCACTTCCAACCTCAACATTTAACCGATGAGGAGAGTTGGGAATTGCTTTGTAAAAAAGCATTTCCAGATAATACCACAGGCGTCAATTGCTGCCCAGCACGTTTGGAGAAGTTGGGAAGGGAAATGGTGCGTAAATGTGGTGGTCTGCCGCTGGGTATATGTGTGCTTGGAGGGTTATTAGCAACAAAGAGATCAGAAATCAAGCAATGGGAACTTGTTCATAGAGACGTTATTTCGTACATTAGTAAAGGCGAAAATGGAGGTGTGATGGGAATATTAGCATTGAGTTACCACGATTTGCCATGCCACCTAAAACCATGTTTTCTCTATTTAGGTTTGTTCCCAGAAGACTATGCTATTCCAAGAAAGAAACTGATCCCATTGTGGATTGCCGAGGGCTTCATACCACAAACGCAGGAAAAATTACATGCAAAGATGGAGGATATAGCGAAGCACCAGTATTTAGCAGAGTTAACTCAGAGGTGTATGGTTCAAGTCAGCTACGAATTTTTTGTAGGGGAAGGCATGATTAAAACATATCGAATACATGATCTTATGCGAGACCTTTGTTTGTCAGAAGCGAAGGCAATGAACTTCCTTGATATTCATAATCAGCAGCAACATTGCACTAGTGGTGTAACATCGACTAATGCCAAGAAATTGCGGAG CATGTTCGAAGAGGACCCGATGGCAACTGTTCAATATCTCCCAAACTTAAAGGATTTAAGCATGCAACGTGTTTACGATGGCGAGAAAATGGTATGCTCTTCAGCAGGGTTCCCTCAAGTCCAAATTTTAACCTTCACTGAGCATAAAAATCTAAAGGAGTGGAGAGTCGACCAAGGTGGAATGCCACATCTTAAGTACTTGACCATTATGAAATGTAAGAAACTGAGTATGCTTCCTGAAGGTTTGAGGTTCATCATTTCCCTAGAGCAATTGAATATTTTAGGAATGCCATTGGTAAAAGACAGGATTGTGAAAGGAGTAGGAGAGGACTGGTACAAAGTTCAACATGTACCCTCCATTACAGCTCAGTAA